One Chiloscyllium plagiosum isolate BGI_BamShark_2017 chromosome 14, ASM401019v2, whole genome shotgun sequence genomic region harbors:
- the LOC122556927 gene encoding trypsin inhibitor ClTI-1-like, which translates to MKVTKSFLIAAVVAFIFTNMSKGININEETEQPACDKYILPACARNYAPVCGTDGNTYSNECLMCLEIKQRKANIRITKHAECNR; encoded by the exons ATGAAGGTAACAAAGTCTTTCCTCATTGCTGCCGTTGTGGCTTTTATTTTTACTA atatgTCCAAAGGTATTAATATTAATGAAGAAACTGAACAG CCTGCCTGTGATAAATACATATTACCAGCATGCGCGAGGAATTATGCTCCTGTCTGCGGTACAGATGGCAACACGTACTCAAATGAATGCTTGATGTGTCTTGAGATCAA ACAAAGGAAAGCCAACATCCGTATAACGAAACATGCAGAATGCAACCGTTAG